A part of Mustela erminea isolate mMusErm1 chromosome 9, mMusErm1.Pri, whole genome shotgun sequence genomic DNA contains:
- the MRGPRX2 gene encoding mas-related G-protein coupled receptor member X2, with the protein MVLRNTSGGFLSLDPTVPAWESTLAPVNGSDHAFLQTFPLGILIVSLLSLAFALGGLVGNLIVLWLLGFRVRRNTFSVYILNLAGADFLFLSFQVVYFLVKLVNFHSVSLSIPRFFVFAWTFAYIASLSLLSAISTERCLSVLCPIWYRCHRPRHTSAMTCALLWALSLLLSILEGEYCGFLFRGFNDNWCRAFDFIAATWLILLFVLLSGSSLALLSRSLCGRHRLRLTRLYATVALTVLVFLLCGLPFGIHWFLLHWILIQSSDTVLKHLYLVAVLLSCINSCANPIIYFFVGSCRQRWAQRHRTLRMVLQRALQDVSGGDESEARLPQETLGMAGRSVVF; encoded by the exons ATGGTGCTCAG GAATACCAGCGGAGGGTTTCTGAGCCTGGATCCCACCGTCCCAGCCTGGGAGAGCACACTCGCACCGGTGAATGGAAGTGACCACGCCTTTCTGCAGACTTTCCCCTTGGGGATCCTGATCGTGTCCTTGCTGAGCCTCGCCTTTGCCCTCGGTGGGCTGGTGGGAAACCTGATCGTGCTGTGGCTCCTGGGCTTCCGCGTGCGGAGGAACACCTTCTCCGTCTACATCCTCAACCTGGCAGGAGCcgacttcctcttcctctccttccaggTTGTCTATTTCCTAGTGAAGCTTGTCAACTTCCATTCCGTGTCCCTTTCCATCCCCAGGTTTTTCGTCTTCGCGTGGACCTTTGCCTACATCGCAAGCCTGAGCCTTCTCAGTGCTATTAGCACAGAGCGGTGCCTGTCAGTCCTGTGTCCCATCTGGTACCGCTGCCACCGCCCAAGACACACATCAGCTATGACGTGCGCCCTGCTCTGGGCCCTCTCCTTGCTGCTGAGCATCCTGGAAGGGGAGTACTGTGGCTTCCTGTTTCGGGGTTTCAATGACAATTGGTGTCGGGCGTTTGATTTCATTGCTGCCACCTGGCTAATTCTCTTATTTGTGCTTCTCTCTGGGTCCAGCCTGGCCCTGCTCAGCCGATCGCTGTGTGGCCGCCATCGGCTGCGGCTGACCAGGCTGTATGCCACCGTGGCGCTCACGGTGCTGGTCTTCCTCCTCTGTGGCCTGCCCTTTGGCATCCACTGGTTCCTCTTACACTGGATTCTGATACAGTCCTCGGATACAGTCCTCAAGCATCTTTATCTGGTTGCTGTTCTCCTGTCCTGCATCAACAGCTGTGCCAACCCCATCATTTACTTCTTCGTTGGCTCCTGTAGACAGCGGTGGGCTCAGCGGCACAGGACCCTCAGGATGGTCCTCCAGAGGGCTCTGCAGGATGTATCAGGAGGGGATGAGAGTGAAGCCAGACTTCCTCAGGAAACTCTGGGGATGGCTGGAAGAAGTGTGGTGTTTTGA